From Candidatus Stygibacter australis:
TTCATCAAGTTTTTCTCCGCCAATATCTTGATAAATTTTCTTATTATAAAGGAAGCTATAGAATTCCAGAATTAGCGATTTATGGAAGAAAAATCCCAGTCCATCTGTAAAGCCTGTTTCCACAGCTTCAACGCTTTTCAGTTTCATAAAATCATCATCATATTCATAGATCGGGATTTCACTTATATAGGGAAAAAGATGGTAATACAAACCAAAATCATGACCAAAATTCTTGATATAATCCAGGCAGAATTTATTGTTCTTTCCGATCTCCAAAGATCCGATAAGCCTCGAATTAGGTTGGATACTGTTTTTATGATCAGATAAAAGCCGCATAGTGATATTATCAGTAATATTGTAAGACAGGTTCATTTTAACATAAGAACGGTGCCTTTCCATAACCTTCACTATCAGATAAAAACCATCATCAACACGGTTGATCACGGGATAGATCATCTGGAATAGGTCTGTGTTATAGGCACGGCGAAAGGCAGTGCTGATCTGGGCTTTGCTGTAACTGTGCCTGGCTTTGAGTCCAAGGTAGTTGAGGATTTCAGTTTTCTTTAAATATTTATTTCCCTGTATCTCGATTTTTCTCAGGGTTATCCTTGTAGCAATTTCAGTTTTGGGTTCAGGTTTACTTTCGAGTCTGGTAAGTCCGGTAAGCTGAGGTAATGCAGCACGGGCTGCCCTTTCTCCTGCATCAATGATCTCTTTTATTGCATCAAATCTGAGCATTGCATATTCTGAAAGGTCAGGTTCTATTATTATATCACAATCTTCTAAACTGGATTGAATATTTGATCTCATAGATACACCGGCAGTTTGTTCCAGCACATCCAGCACGCCGTGAATATCAGCAGATTGTTTAAGAGATGAATTTGTTTTAATCCCAATTATCAGATCGGATCCCATCTCTCTAAGCGGCTCTGTGGGCAGGTTCATCAATATCCCACCATCAATATAAAGCTTGTCATCTAATTTGAAGGGTTGAAGAAGGGTTGGAAAACAGAAAGAAGCAAATATTACTTCATGAAGATTTCCATGGTCAAATACTTTTGTTACTCCATTAACTGCATCCGTAGCAGGAATTCGTAGTGGTATGTTTAGTTTATTGAAATCTTTGCTGGTACATGATCCCCACGTCAGGTTGAATAATTCATTGATAATACCATTACCGGGAGTCACACCTTCTGGAAGAATTGGAGTAAGGTTCTGCAGTCTTAAAGAAAGATTGCTTTCATCCTGCCAGTGTTTGAAACTTATCGGTTTGCTCTTACGCTCAACCTGATCATTGATAAGCGCCTGCCAATCAATTTTAAGCACCAGATCTTCTATTTCTGCTCCGCTATATCCACAGGCATACAGGCTGGCAATAAGTGCTCCAGTGCTTGTTCCAGCTATCTGATCTATCTTGATCCCTTCTTCATCAAGAACTTTCAGTACACCAATATGTGCAAATCCGCGTGCACCTCCACCGGAAAGTGCTAAACCAGTTCCAGCTCCATAAATAAGTATGGAACCAACCAGCAAGATCAATATTATTATATGTTTCTTCATTTATTCACCATAATTAGTATCGAATAAAAAACTAAGGTGTTTTTAGGCAATAAAAAAATCTTCTGGGGCACATGTAGCTTAATCATCCTTGATTAAGTGATTCGTATATTAATCATTCTTTAATGGTCAATCAGGGATGATTTACCTACATGGGTTTCCACAGGAACGGAGAATTCTCCGTTCCTGTGAATATTAGTACAAATTATCTCAAGATAGGAATAAAAAGCTCATATTCCGAATTATCAGACTGCTCTGCATCATAACGGTTATCATAGAAATTCAGTTCATCTGCAGGAGCAAATTCATGATCTACGCTGCTGATCCAGTCCAGACAGATATAAC
This genomic window contains:
- a CDS encoding patatin-like phospholipase family protein encodes the protein MKKHIIILILLVGSILIYGAGTGLALSGGGARGFAHIGVLKVLDEEGIKIDQIAGTSTGALIASLYACGYSGAEIEDLVLKIDWQALINDQVERKSKPISFKHWQDESNLSLRLQNLTPILPEGVTPGNGIINELFNLTWGSCTSKDFNKLNIPLRIPATDAVNGVTKVFDHGNLHEVIFASFCFPTLLQPFKLDDKLYIDGGILMNLPTEPLREMGSDLIIGIKTNSSLKQSADIHGVLDVLEQTAGVSMRSNIQSSLEDCDIIIEPDLSEYAMLRFDAIKEIIDAGERAARAALPQLTGLTRLESKPEPKTEIATRITLRKIEIQGNKYLKKTEILNYLGLKARHSYSKAQISTAFRRAYNTDLFQMIYPVINRVDDGFYLIVKVMERHRSYVKMNLSYNITDNITMRLLSDHKNSIQPNSRLIGSLEIGKNNKFCLDYIKNFGHDFGLYYHLFPYISEIPIYEYDDDFMKLKSVEAVETGFTDGLGFFFHKSLILEFYSFLYNKKIYQDIGGEKLDEPYFLSWGGGAKLYFETLDDLVFGMKGIKLISKYTVAKSDDGDNGKYQKSLHKFEMIHPLAQHLSLRYKFEYGSYFNNAIPYDPFYIGGIDSFLGLHEYDRSSSVYKINSISLRLNPYKKLYVEVLLNNLNLGYVDNWEIGDELDWAGGLIIGYKFPLIPVRV